In one Nicotiana sylvestris chromosome 8, ASM39365v2, whole genome shotgun sequence genomic region, the following are encoded:
- the LOC138876086 gene encoding uncharacterized protein — MEESDATQGMTRTGRIYTPGHLGRSSKEATTKQPSIEIGLDDLWRKVQARVLIYGGSSLNICPLTTLKRLGKDFHEIRARSMNVKPFDGSQKATIREIYLCLQMGPTWFDIEFQVLYISATYNILLGRPWIHAAGAVASTIQQAMKFKWNHQEVIIHGDESNPIYTNQTIPIIENKRRLGGETYHHIEHVNAVEKDKWWSNKIESILAWSGYEPSKGLGKKLQGITKPIQLKRHDITFGLGYPYTWQEYNDWSPPWRGPYYHHGVVATMEYNDWSPYLGQTFHQANTIWGTTEEEALDRMRNLFLEDEDMDFSVIIEEEEEEGLSIQTVEKGARRKNTLVSYEDIFAWSYDDMTDLSTSIVAHKLPTNPICPPVKQKLRKFKPDMSLKIKEEVTKQIKAKVLRVVEYLTWLANIILVSKKDVKVRGIELDPSKVKAIQELPPPKNKKDVMSFLGRINYINCFIAQSTVIWESIFKMLRKDAETSWTEDCQKAFDKIKEYLSTSPVLVPPEPGRPMLFYLSVLDIAFRCVLGQHDEIGRKEQAIYYLSEKFTPYEARYSLLQCSCYALTWTSQKLRHYFYAYTTYLISRMDPLKYIFQKPMPIEREDIAEAYDGWRMFFDGAANFKGVGIRVVWSRGMGYEEHQDTAILVSYAGVNEEIHKDRIQTCAQNSKMSSQMHWPLYHQ, encoded by the exons atggaagagTCTGATGCCAcacaaggaatgaccagaacGGGAAGGATTTATACACCCGGACATTTGGGAAGATCGAGCAAGGAGGCTACTACCAAGCAACCTAGCATTGAAATAGGTctggatgatctttggaggaaagtacaggcgag ggtcctaaTATATGGGGGTTCTAGCCTCAACATTTGCCCATTGACTACCCTGAAAAGGttgggcaaagatttccatgAAATACGAGCAAGGAGTATGAATGTGAAACCATTCGATGGGTCTCAAAAGGCCACGATTAGGGAAATTTACCTTTGcctacagatggggccaacttggttcgatattGAATTTCAAGTGCTTTACATATCAGCCACGTACAATATCctgttaggtcgaccttggatacatgccgctggaGCCGTGGCTTCCACGATACAACAGGCTATGAAGTTcaaatggaatcatcaggaggtgatcattcacggagacgagagtaaccccatttacaccaatcAAACTATCCCGATTATCGAGAACAAAAGAAGGttaggaggggaaacttatcaccacattgaacacgtcaatgccgttgagaaagataaatggtggagtaacaaaatagaaagcatactagcatggtctgggtatgaacccagcAAAGGGCTGGGGAAGAAACTTCAGGGTATTACCAAGCCGATACAGTTGAAACGTCACGACATAACTTTTGGGCTGGGATACCCATACACCTGGCAggagtacaatgattggtcgccaccatggcgtggtccttattaccaccatggcgtggtcgccaccatggagtacaatgattggtcgccaTATCTGGGTCAGACCTTTCACCAGGctaatacaatatggggaactacagAGGAAGAAGCTTTAGATAGGATGAGAAATTTGTTCCTAGAGGACGAGGATATGGATTTCAGtgtgataattgaggaggaggaggaagaaggcctctccattcagactgtagagaagggagct agaaggaagaatacactcgtttcctatgaggatatttttgcatggtcatatgatgacatgaccgatctaagcacatctatagtggctcataagttgcccACCAATCCAATATGTccgccggtgaagcagaaactcagaaaattcaaaccagatatgagcctaaagatcaaggaagaagtcactaagcaaatcaaagccaaagtcctcagggtagttgaatacctaacctggttagccaacatcataCTGGTTTCGAAGAAAGACGTGAAGGttagg ggaatcgagttggacccatccaaagttaaggctattcaagagttaccaccaccaaagaacaagaaggacgtgatgagcttcctaggacgtatCAACTACATCAActgcttcatagcacaatccacagttaTATGGGAatccatcttcaaaatgttgaggaaagatgctgaaacgagttggaccgaagattgtcagaaggcttttgacaaaatcaaggaatacctatctacatcaccagtcctagtcccgccagaacctgggagacctATGCTattctatctatctgtattagatatAGCTTttagatgtgttttgggacaacatgacgagataggaagaaaagagcaagccatatactacttgagtgagaaattcacaccttatgaagcacgatactctctgctgCAATGCTCTTGCTATGCTCTAACCTGGACATCacaaaaattgaggcattacttctatgcctataccacatacctcatatccaggatggaccctctgaagtatatctttcagaagcccatgccaatagaaa gagaggacattgctgaagcttacgatggttggagaatgttcttcgatggagctgcaaactttAAAGGAGTGGGCATCAGAGTAGTTTG GTCAAGGGGAATGGGCtacgaagaacaccaagatactgCCATACTTGTATCATATGCAGGAGTTAatgaagagattcacaaagatagaattcaaacatgtgcccagaattcaaaaaTGAGTTCACAGATGCACTGGCCACTttatcatcaatga